One window of Leifsonia sp. AK011 genomic DNA carries:
- a CDS encoding putative protein N(5)-glutamine methyltransferase — MDPHDHRVGHIDARIDRHALVARLRAAGCVFAEDEADLLLLEPRDADSLERMIAARVSGTPLEHVLGWADFAGVRVPVDTGVFVPRPRSEFIVDAAVEGLAPGSVLVDLCCGSGAIAAAVASRARVEVFATDIDPRAVANAQRTLASAHATVLLGDLFGPLPADLRGRVATVTIVAPYVPTGDIALLPHEARDYEPLTALDGGSDGLEVLRRAIAEAPAWLTPFGRFLTEVAEHQVDAAVGALEEAGLRAEVLTPDESSLVVGWAQE, encoded by the coding sequence CTGGACCCTCACGATCACCGAGTAGGCCACATCGACGCACGCATCGACCGGCACGCCCTGGTCGCGCGGCTGCGCGCGGCCGGATGCGTCTTCGCCGAGGACGAGGCCGACCTCCTGCTGCTCGAGCCGCGAGACGCCGACTCCCTCGAGCGGATGATCGCGGCCCGGGTGAGCGGAACACCACTCGAGCACGTGCTGGGGTGGGCCGACTTCGCGGGTGTCAGGGTACCGGTGGACACCGGTGTATTCGTGCCGCGCCCGAGGTCCGAGTTCATCGTGGATGCCGCGGTCGAGGGGCTCGCTCCCGGTTCGGTGCTCGTGGACCTGTGCTGCGGCTCCGGTGCGATCGCTGCCGCCGTGGCATCCCGTGCTCGAGTGGAGGTGTTCGCCACCGACATCGATCCGCGTGCGGTCGCCAACGCGCAGCGCACTCTCGCGTCCGCCCACGCCACCGTTCTGCTCGGCGACCTCTTCGGACCCCTGCCCGCTGATCTTCGCGGTCGCGTGGCAACGGTCACGATCGTCGCGCCCTACGTGCCGACGGGGGACATCGCGCTGCTACCGCACGAAGCCCGCGATTACGAACCCCTCACCGCACTCGACGGCGGGAGCGATGGTCTCGAGGTCCTGCGTCGAGCGATCGCCGAGGCGCCCGCGTGGCTTACGCCCTTCGGTCGCTTTCTCACCGAGGTCGCCGAACACCAGGTGGACGCCGCGGTGGGCGCACTCGAGGAGGCCGGGCTGCGCGCCGAGGTCCTCACCCCGGACGAGTCGTCGCTCGTCGTCGGCTGGGCGCAGGAGTGA
- a CDS encoding VIT family protein: MAADARPPTHPGEPHGSGLASRLNWLRAGVLGANDGIVSVAAVVVGVAGATSDLSPILVAGVAALVGGAISMGLGEYVSVSSQRDTQRALIAKERAELESLPDEELEELTALYEGKGLSRETAARVASELTSHDALTAHLEAELGINEADVVSPWQAAGASALAFFIGAALPMLAILLPPAELRVPVTFVAVLVALSLTGVVSARLGDSHWLRPTVRIVIGGAIALAVTFLIGMLLDTSGVV; encoded by the coding sequence ATGGCAGCAGACGCACGTCCTCCTACGCACCCCGGGGAACCTCACGGTTCCGGCCTCGCCTCGCGGCTGAACTGGCTTCGAGCTGGCGTTCTCGGGGCCAATGACGGCATCGTCTCGGTCGCCGCAGTGGTCGTCGGCGTCGCCGGGGCAACCTCCGATCTCTCGCCGATACTCGTCGCGGGCGTCGCTGCCCTCGTCGGTGGGGCCATCTCCATGGGACTCGGCGAGTACGTGTCGGTATCGAGCCAACGGGACACCCAGCGCGCGCTCATCGCGAAGGAGCGCGCGGAGCTCGAGAGTCTGCCCGACGAGGAACTCGAGGAGTTGACGGCCCTGTACGAGGGGAAGGGCCTCAGCCGTGAGACTGCCGCGCGCGTGGCATCCGAACTCACCTCGCACGACGCCCTGACGGCCCATCTCGAGGCCGAGCTCGGCATCAACGAGGCGGACGTCGTGAGTCCGTGGCAGGCCGCTGGTGCGTCAGCACTCGCGTTCTTCATCGGAGCGGCCCTCCCCATGCTTGCGATCCTCCTGCCGCCGGCCGAGCTACGGGTGCCCGTCACCTTCGTGGCGGTGCTTGTCGCACTCAGCCTCACCGGTGTCGTGAGCGCCCGTCTCGGCGATTCCCACTGGCTGCGCCCCACTGTGCGGATCGTCATCGGGGGTGCCATCGCTCTGGCCGTGACATTCCTCATCGGAATGCTCCTCGACACCTCGGGTGTCGTCTAG
- a CDS encoding DUF2510 domain-containing protein, with the protein MDATRSPGWYPAPDGRGEQWWNGAGWSESRKAVTPAVAEPAAPPDPHIIYSASNPAPQSPSESPEFGGPVPAAVRIDARANPMAVYALVAGIGAVIFNVLLVPSILAIVFGAKGITRARELAAAGQPNTMRGLAMIGLALGIFGGALSLISTVSFLWSVLASITVSYS; encoded by the coding sequence ATGGATGCCACGCGATCGCCGGGGTGGTACCCCGCTCCCGATGGGCGCGGTGAGCAGTGGTGGAACGGGGCGGGCTGGAGCGAGAGCCGGAAGGCCGTGACTCCAGCGGTCGCGGAACCCGCTGCGCCGCCGGATCCCCACATCATCTACTCCGCATCGAATCCTGCCCCGCAGAGTCCCAGCGAGAGTCCCGAGTTCGGCGGCCCCGTACCCGCAGCGGTCCGAATCGATGCCAGGGCGAACCCGATGGCGGTGTACGCACTTGTCGCGGGGATCGGTGCCGTGATCTTCAACGTGCTGCTCGTGCCGAGCATTCTTGCCATCGTCTTCGGCGCGAAGGGCATCACGAGAGCTCGCGAGCTCGCCGCGGCGGGCCAGCCGAACACGATGCGGGGCCTCGCCATGATCGGTCTCGCGCTGGGTATCTTCGGCGGAGCACTCTCCCTCATCTCGACCGTGTCGTTCCTGTGGTCGGTGCTGGCGAGCATCACCGTGAGCTACAGCTGA
- a CDS encoding reverse transcriptase-like protein — protein MARVLIIEADGGSRGNPGLSGSGAVVIDGDTGEILAEIGLFGGIASNNVAEYKAMIAGVRRALEIDPDAELHIRMDSKLVVEQMSGRWKIKHPDMAELAAEARSVLIGTPVRFEWIPRLENSRADKLANLAMDLGADFGN, from the coding sequence GTGGCGCGGGTCCTCATCATCGAGGCCGACGGCGGTTCGCGAGGCAATCCGGGGCTGTCCGGGAGCGGCGCTGTCGTCATCGACGGCGACACGGGGGAGATCCTTGCCGAGATCGGTCTCTTCGGCGGTATCGCCTCGAACAACGTCGCCGAGTACAAGGCCATGATCGCGGGTGTTCGTCGCGCGTTGGAGATCGATCCGGATGCCGAGCTGCACATTCGTATGGACTCGAAGCTCGTGGTGGAGCAGATGTCCGGCCGCTGGAAGATCAAGCACCCCGACATGGCAGAGCTCGCGGCTGAGGCGCGCAGCGTGCTCATCGGCACGCCCGTGCGGTTCGAGTGGATACCCCGGCTCGAGAACTCCCGCGCCGACAAGCTCGCCAATCTCGCGATGGATCTCGGCGCGGACTTCGGCAACTGA
- a CDS encoding zinc ribbon domain-containing protein, whose product MALKASPEKQALLLDLQAFDTRLAQLDHRAASLPEIAAIAELQSRAAALRSTRGEQSGVAENTQLELSRLESDVKVVEDRIARDSSRLQASSSVKDVAALEQELGALRKRLDDLEEIELAVMERLEAEQATVAATTAELDDVLASITQAESARDQSLATIVEERATVVAGRTELQGQLPDDLLALYEKQRSRYGTGASLLRFGVSQASGVALLEDELQAIRAAAPDDVLICPSSDAILVRTDESGL is encoded by the coding sequence ATGGCACTGAAGGCCAGTCCCGAGAAGCAGGCTCTCCTGCTTGACCTCCAGGCGTTCGACACGCGCCTTGCGCAGCTCGACCACCGGGCGGCAAGCCTTCCCGAGATCGCGGCCATCGCCGAGCTCCAGTCGCGCGCCGCAGCCCTCCGCAGCACGAGGGGCGAGCAGAGTGGCGTCGCCGAGAACACCCAACTGGAACTGAGCCGCCTCGAGTCGGATGTGAAGGTCGTCGAGGACCGTATCGCGCGCGATTCGTCGCGTCTCCAGGCGAGCTCGTCAGTGAAGGATGTCGCAGCCCTCGAGCAGGAACTCGGCGCGCTGAGGAAACGGCTGGATGACCTTGAGGAGATCGAGCTCGCCGTCATGGAGCGACTCGAGGCAGAGCAGGCGACTGTCGCGGCCACCACGGCCGAACTGGATGACGTGCTGGCGTCGATCACGCAGGCCGAATCCGCACGTGACCAGTCCCTCGCGACGATCGTGGAGGAGCGGGCGACAGTCGTCGCTGGGCGCACGGAACTCCAGGGCCAGCTGCCCGACGACCTTCTGGCGCTCTACGAGAAGCAGCGTTCGCGCTACGGCACCGGGGCATCCCTCCTGCGATTCGGCGTGTCCCAGGCGTCGGGAGTGGCACTCCTCGAGGACGAGCTGCAGGCGATCCGGGCGGCAGCGCCCGACGATGTGCTCATCTGCCCGTCGAGTGACGCCATCCTCGTGCGTACCGACGAGTCGGGGCTCTAG
- a CDS encoding Nif3-like dinuclear metal center hexameric protein produces the protein MTTTVDDVRAAVERLWPRAGAEPWDAVGLVAGDPGATVTSIRLAVDAVTETVDEAIELDTDLLLVHHPLLLRGVSSVAADTYKGSVLTRLIRAECALLAAHTNADVVASGTSATLAARLGLADVRPLQPSTNPDLGLGRVGRLPSPVSLGLLARALGEILPATATGIRVAGDFDAPIETIALCAGAGDSLLSHPDVLSADVYITSDLRHHPASEARENARVAGGPALIDVSHWASEWLWLDTAAAELSAQLPGVAVTVSDLRTDPWDFVVTQ, from the coding sequence GTGACCACCACCGTTGACGATGTCCGAGCTGCGGTGGAGCGGCTGTGGCCCCGTGCAGGAGCTGAACCATGGGATGCGGTCGGGCTCGTAGCTGGCGATCCCGGTGCGACAGTCACCTCGATCCGGCTGGCCGTCGACGCCGTCACCGAGACGGTGGACGAAGCGATCGAGCTCGACACCGACCTGCTCCTCGTCCACCATCCCCTCCTGCTCCGCGGGGTGTCGTCCGTTGCCGCTGATACCTACAAGGGCTCGGTTCTCACTCGACTCATCCGGGCGGAGTGCGCGTTGCTTGCGGCTCACACGAACGCGGATGTCGTGGCATCCGGTACGTCCGCCACCCTCGCAGCGCGGCTCGGCCTTGCGGATGTTCGGCCGCTACAACCGTCGACCAACCCCGATCTCGGCCTGGGCCGCGTCGGCAGGCTCCCGTCGCCCGTCTCGCTCGGGCTCCTCGCTCGTGCCCTGGGTGAGATCCTGCCAGCCACCGCAACGGGAATCCGCGTGGCCGGCGACTTCGACGCACCCATCGAGACGATCGCACTGTGCGCGGGGGCGGGCGACTCGCTGCTCTCACACCCCGACGTTCTCTCGGCCGATGTGTACATCACCTCAGACCTTCGTCATCACCCTGCCTCTGAGGCACGCGAGAACGCGCGGGTGGCTGGCGGGCCAGCGCTCATCGACGTGTCACACTGGGCCAGCGAATGGCTGTGGCTCGACACGGCGGCCGCGGAACTCTCGGCCCAACTCCCGGGGGTGGCCGTCACCGTGAGTGACCTCCGAACCGATCCCTGGGATTTCGTCGTCACCCAGTGA
- a CDS encoding cytosine permease yields MASDDEVKNETSPDPSYAPPGPRRSTYSPPPAGAEAPSLHDDDELANALAAEFGRVAPPTAPVSVPPPVTPQQEVPPVAAPPVAAAPPSAAPVPPPVATTPVAAPPVSAVPAFEVPTAPPAPPVEAPQSEPDSPVAAVPQGTPPPPSDAIPVTDVPPPPPWSSLPAPDPSQAVPLDAPSGRPVRRSLSDRELFDLAASQDPAGAIEQLQAQLQLREQDAREYTAWESSMLALGTPDALAEVSAARQDFGDLVATTPAPAPAASAPTVDEAPTSDVPAYEAPTYEAPVDDAPVSAAEASADVEPVDEAPAEQAEAPLPAWEVPPPSDTWAPAPDLDEPSGSVTDAADESPTPVAVPLPFVEPAVEPDAEPAEPTSELADPPAEPEPSGEPEPSAEPEPSAEPEPYAEPEPYAEPESAVEPEIDAVPEASEPDLASSDAPSETEEPYVGFAPPPLVDPSVPSDPAEPEAVAVPLVDSVPEFVAPEPEPEPTPEPEPMPEPEPEPVIPELVEPVIAPALPVADQAAPFPAGLLSGETFGEEIIDAEIVEDEPPAPSTSTGFVFGAAAAGAAAAAPAAPGAFSFDDLLSGASDGAEEPPLHADAEPATSGFPEPMFIEPMPVAAGESVPTETGSVTIVDAAYEEELEDDVDETDRIPLVAGAAAGGVLLPPPISPPSGPIATVRIPEDEVVIMESQPIAPKAFVVEKVALEPTPLDQRVGRAARLFWLWFAANSSVLSLALGATVVSVGLSLRQSIVAILAGVALSFLPLGLTTLAGKRSGQPTMVISRATFGHLGNVVPATVALLTRVFWGAALLWLVASTITAVVMRSGGAGGLTSTVLLLICLAVVFAIALVVAIFGYGLLARVQLVLTILAAVLVAGFIGLTANRVDLAVALTIPDGSWFGAITGAVLVFSLIGLVWANSGADLARYQRPGSSGGASVLWGTFGATLPTFILIAYGALLAASNPGVASGFAQSPIDALANMLPSWYPIPLIAATSVSLLSGVIITIYSGAFAFQSMGIRTSRPVSVVIVGALLAVVAVVVAIALPGGLTAVFRDAATTLAVPTAAWVGIFAAEMMLRNRPFDSNSLVRRGGAYSDWRVVNLVGFIVITLLGFGLTTANVAWLGWQGYLFTLLGVPLESPLASTDFGVLVALLLGILLPIVAGIPAIRRQEEIRIPQGSPLSERP; encoded by the coding sequence ATGGCAAGTGACGACGAGGTTAAGAACGAGACCTCACCAGACCCTTCTTATGCACCTCCGGGGCCCCGTCGCTCGACCTACAGCCCGCCTCCCGCGGGCGCCGAGGCACCATCGCTCCACGATGACGACGAACTTGCGAACGCGTTGGCCGCGGAGTTCGGGCGAGTAGCACCGCCCACGGCACCGGTATCCGTTCCGCCACCGGTGACGCCCCAGCAGGAGGTTCCTCCTGTGGCGGCACCGCCCGTTGCCGCGGCGCCCCCGTCGGCAGCGCCCGTGCCTCCCCCCGTCGCCACGACGCCGGTTGCCGCACCACCGGTCTCGGCGGTTCCGGCGTTTGAGGTACCGACGGCGCCTCCCGCCCCGCCCGTCGAGGCACCCCAGTCCGAGCCGGACTCGCCCGTCGCCGCAGTCCCGCAGGGCACTCCGCCTCCGCCGTCCGACGCGATCCCCGTGACCGATGTACCTCCGCCTCCACCGTGGAGCAGCCTGCCGGCCCCCGATCCATCGCAGGCCGTGCCGCTGGATGCTCCGTCGGGGCGTCCCGTGCGCAGGTCGCTCTCCGACCGCGAGCTCTTCGACCTGGCGGCATCCCAGGACCCCGCTGGGGCGATCGAACAGCTCCAGGCACAACTGCAGCTCCGCGAGCAGGACGCGCGCGAGTACACCGCGTGGGAGAGCTCCATGCTCGCCCTCGGAACTCCGGACGCCCTCGCGGAGGTCTCGGCCGCCCGCCAGGACTTCGGTGACCTCGTAGCCACAACCCCGGCCCCTGCGCCCGCTGCTTCCGCGCCAACGGTCGATGAGGCCCCCACCTCGGACGTTCCGGCGTACGAAGCGCCAACCTACGAAGCGCCGGTGGATGACGCGCCGGTGTCCGCAGCGGAGGCATCCGCTGACGTCGAGCCGGTCGATGAGGCACCAGCCGAGCAGGCCGAGGCGCCGCTGCCCGCGTGGGAGGTGCCACCTCCCAGCGACACCTGGGCCCCCGCACCGGACCTCGACGAGCCCAGCGGTTCGGTCACGGATGCCGCGGACGAGAGCCCGACGCCGGTTGCAGTTCCTTTGCCCTTCGTTGAGCCCGCCGTCGAGCCGGATGCCGAGCCCGCGGAGCCGACTTCGGAGCTTGCGGATCCCCCTGCGGAGCCCGAGCCCTCTGGGGAGCCGGAGCCCTCTGCAGAGCCCGAGCCCTCTGCAGAGCCCGAGCCTTATGCGGAGCCCGAGCCCTACGCGGAGCCCGAATCGGCTGTCGAGCCAGAGATCGACGCGGTTCCGGAGGCATCGGAACCCGACCTGGCCTCCTCCGACGCCCCATCGGAGACCGAGGAGCCTTACGTTGGCTTCGCTCCGCCCCCGCTCGTTGACCCCTCAGTGCCGAGCGACCCGGCCGAGCCAGAAGCCGTCGCGGTGCCTCTCGTGGACAGCGTGCCCGAATTCGTCGCGCCGGAGCCGGAGCCGGAGCCCACGCCTGAGCCTGAGCCGATGCCCGAGCCCGAGCCCGAGCCGGTCATCCCGGAGCTCGTCGAGCCGGTGATCGCCCCCGCTCTTCCCGTGGCCGACCAGGCTGCGCCCTTCCCCGCCGGACTCCTCTCGGGGGAAACCTTCGGCGAGGAGATCATCGACGCCGAGATCGTGGAGGATGAGCCACCGGCACCGTCGACCTCGACCGGTTTCGTGTTCGGTGCGGCAGCGGCGGGCGCGGCAGCGGCGGCACCCGCGGCCCCCGGCGCTTTCAGTTTCGATGACCTGCTGAGCGGGGCATCCGACGGCGCTGAGGAACCCCCGCTCCACGCGGACGCGGAGCCGGCGACATCCGGCTTCCCTGAGCCCATGTTCATCGAACCGATGCCCGTCGCCGCAGGCGAGAGTGTTCCCACGGAGACCGGATCGGTCACGATCGTGGACGCCGCGTATGAGGAGGAGCTCGAGGACGACGTCGACGAGACCGATCGCATCCCGCTCGTCGCGGGAGCGGCAGCTGGAGGAGTCCTGCTACCGCCGCCGATCTCCCCGCCCTCCGGTCCGATCGCGACCGTGCGGATCCCCGAGGACGAAGTCGTCATCATGGAGAGCCAGCCGATCGCCCCCAAGGCATTCGTTGTCGAGAAGGTGGCCCTCGAACCCACCCCGCTCGACCAGCGCGTCGGGCGAGCCGCACGTCTCTTCTGGCTCTGGTTCGCCGCCAATTCTTCCGTGCTCAGCCTTGCTCTCGGAGCGACGGTTGTGTCGGTCGGGCTGAGCCTGCGACAGTCGATCGTCGCGATTCTGGCGGGAGTCGCGCTCTCCTTCCTCCCGCTCGGACTGACGACCCTCGCGGGCAAGCGCAGCGGCCAGCCGACCATGGTGATCTCGCGAGCCACCTTTGGCCACCTGGGCAACGTCGTGCCCGCGACCGTTGCGCTCCTGACGCGAGTGTTCTGGGGCGCAGCGCTGCTGTGGCTCGTGGCATCCACGATCACCGCAGTCGTGATGCGCTCAGGAGGGGCCGGCGGTCTCACCAGCACGGTTCTCCTGCTCATCTGTCTGGCGGTGGTGTTCGCGATCGCCCTGGTGGTCGCCATCTTCGGTTATGGACTCCTCGCGCGCGTTCAGCTCGTGCTGACGATCCTGGCCGCCGTGCTCGTCGCGGGCTTCATCGGGCTCACCGCCAACCGCGTGGACCTGGCCGTGGCGCTCACGATCCCGGATGGTTCCTGGTTCGGAGCCATCACGGGCGCGGTCCTCGTCTTCAGCCTCATCGGCCTCGTGTGGGCGAACTCCGGCGCGGACCTTGCGCGCTACCAGCGTCCGGGGTCCAGCGGTGGTGCCTCCGTGCTGTGGGGGACCTTCGGTGCGACCCTCCCGACCTTCATCCTCATCGCCTACGGGGCACTCCTTGCCGCGTCGAACCCCGGTGTGGCGAGTGGCTTCGCCCAGTCGCCCATCGACGCCCTCGCGAACATGCTGCCGTCGTGGTACCCGATTCCCCTCATCGCAGCGACAAGCGTGAGCCTCCTCTCGGGTGTCATCATCACGATCTACTCCGGTGCATTCGCCTTCCAGTCGATGGGGATCCGTACCAGCCGCCCCGTGTCCGTCGTGATCGTCGGTGCGCTCCTCGCGGTGGTTGCGGTCGTCGTCGCTATCGCGCTGCCGGGTGGCCTCACTGCGGTGTTCCGGGATGCCGCGACGACACTCGCGGTGCCCACGGCAGCCTGGGTGGGAATCTTCGCCGCCGAGATGATGCTGCGGAACCGGCCATTCGACTCGAACTCGCTCGTGAGGCGCGGCGGTGCCTATTCCGATTGGCGGGTGGTGAACCTCGTGGGGTTCATCGTCATCACGCTTCTCGGATTCGGTCTGACGACGGCGAACGTGGCCTGGCTGGGCTGGCAGGGCTACCTGTTCACGCTCCTCGGGGTGCCTCTGGAGAGTCCGCTCGCCAGCACCGATTTCGGTGTTCTCGTCGCCCTCCTGCTGGGAATCCTGCTGCCGATCGTGGCAGGCATCCCGGCGATCCGTCGCCAGGAGGAGATCCGTATCCCGCAAGGATCGCCGCTGTCCGAGCGCCCGTAG
- a CDS encoding EamA family transporter — MSPDSRPTPGVGSGAWALVFASLLWGTTGTAASFMPDSVSPLAIGASTMTIGGLLLFAIAARTSLRAIRDAASRKWLLIGAIGVVVYPLSFYLSMDLAGVAIGNVVSLGTGPVFAALLEWLFERRGLSRRWLVCTGVAIVGVVLLALGGHGAASSNAPGTVLPGILFGVLAGFAYALYTYASSRAIRTGHPSNAVIGGMFGMGALGLLPVLLALGGPLLQSAQSIGIAAYLALGPMFVAYILFGIGMRTLRSSTATTITLLEPFVATLLAILVVGERLEAIGWLGLGLILIAVTVLTTARQPRRNPHSA, encoded by the coding sequence GTGAGTCCTGACAGTAGGCCCACCCCGGGCGTCGGCTCTGGTGCGTGGGCGCTCGTGTTCGCGTCGCTCCTCTGGGGAACCACCGGCACGGCGGCGAGCTTCATGCCGGACTCGGTCAGCCCGTTGGCTATCGGTGCATCCACGATGACGATCGGTGGCCTGCTCCTGTTCGCGATCGCCGCGCGTACCTCGCTCAGGGCGATTCGGGATGCCGCGAGCCGGAAGTGGCTTCTCATCGGGGCGATCGGCGTCGTCGTGTATCCGCTCTCCTTCTACCTGTCGATGGACCTTGCGGGTGTGGCAATCGGCAACGTCGTCTCTCTCGGTACCGGTCCCGTGTTCGCCGCTCTTCTTGAATGGCTGTTCGAGCGCCGGGGCCTGTCGCGGCGCTGGCTCGTCTGCACTGGGGTCGCCATCGTCGGCGTGGTGCTCCTGGCGCTCGGTGGCCACGGCGCGGCATCGTCAAATGCTCCGGGCACCGTGCTCCCCGGCATCCTGTTCGGCGTTCTCGCAGGCTTTGCGTACGCGTTGTACACCTACGCCTCGAGTCGCGCGATTCGCACGGGGCATCCCTCGAACGCGGTCATCGGAGGGATGTTCGGCATGGGCGCACTCGGTCTGCTTCCCGTACTGCTCGCGCTCGGGGGCCCACTTCTGCAGTCCGCACAATCCATCGGGATCGCCGCATACCTGGCGCTTGGGCCGATGTTCGTGGCCTACATCCTCTTCGGAATCGGGATGCGCACCCTGCGCAGCAGCACCGCGACAACCATCACGCTGCTGGAGCCGTTCGTGGCGACACTGCTGGCGATTCTGGTGGTGGGGGAGCGTCTTGAGGCCATCGGATGGCTCGGGCTCGGGCTCATCCTGATCGCGGTAACAGTCCTCACAACGGCCCGTCAACCGCGCAGAAATCCTCACTCGGCTTAG